The following proteins come from a genomic window of Sphaerisporangium rubeum:
- a CDS encoding PLP-dependent aminotransferase family protein, whose protein sequence is MGRSRARSGPAEDLLIELDRDAGVPLHRQIEASIRAGIRAGRLRAGASLPPTRTLATGLGVSRGVVVEAYQQLVAEGYLASRPGGYTQVAASMPPAAASAGPVASVVRPVVRGAGVRVDFGYGRTDVSRFPRAAWLRSVRTVLTTTPNERFAYLDGRGVPELHDALCDYLNRVRGTSAVPGNMVICSGYGQGISLLIQVLVRRGARRIALEDPSSNDDARVVAGAAGLDVVGIPVGRDGVRVDALRRADADAVVLTPSHQWPTGGVLSAAARAEVIDWARRRGALVVEDDYDAEYRYDRSPVGAMQGLAPDHVVYCGTASKTLAPGLRLGWLVVPPRLVSEVAAAKVLADRGSPVIDQLAFADFLARGEFDRHLRRMRPVYRRRRDALLDALRTHLPDLEPAGIAAGQHVVAWLPPGLDETEVVAAAARHGLGIHGVGPYRIAGTGPGGLIFGYAILGETAIAEGVALLATAIREMRRV, encoded by the coding sequence ATGGGCCGATCGAGGGCCAGGTCAGGGCCGGCTGAGGACCTGCTCATCGAGCTGGACCGTGATGCCGGGGTGCCGCTGCACCGGCAGATCGAGGCGTCCATCCGCGCCGGCATCCGGGCCGGTCGGCTACGAGCGGGTGCGTCGCTGCCACCTACGCGCACGCTCGCGACCGGCCTCGGGGTCTCCCGCGGGGTGGTCGTGGAGGCGTATCAGCAGCTTGTGGCCGAGGGCTACCTTGCCAGTCGGCCGGGTGGTTACACCCAGGTCGCCGCGTCGATGCCGCCTGCCGCCGCGAGTGCCGGGCCGGTGGCATCGGTGGTGCGGCCGGTCGTGCGCGGAGCCGGGGTCAGGGTCGACTTCGGGTACGGACGCACCGATGTGTCGCGGTTCCCGCGGGCCGCCTGGCTGCGCTCGGTCCGTACCGTGCTCACCACCACCCCCAACGAACGGTTCGCCTACCTCGACGGACGTGGTGTGCCGGAACTGCACGACGCACTGTGCGACTACCTCAACCGGGTGCGCGGCACGTCGGCCGTGCCGGGGAACATGGTGATCTGCAGCGGGTATGGGCAAGGCATCTCGCTGCTGATCCAGGTGCTCGTCCGGCGCGGCGCCAGGCGGATCGCCCTGGAGGACCCCTCGTCCAACGACGACGCTCGGGTGGTGGCCGGCGCCGCTGGTCTGGACGTGGTCGGCATCCCGGTGGGCCGGGACGGTGTGCGGGTCGATGCGCTTCGTCGGGCCGACGCCGACGCGGTGGTGCTCACGCCGTCGCATCAGTGGCCGACCGGGGGGGTGTTGTCGGCTGCGGCGAGGGCCGAGGTGATTGATTGGGCGAGGCGCCGTGGCGCGCTGGTGGTCGAGGACGATTACGATGCGGAGTACCGGTATGACCGGTCGCCGGTGGGGGCCATGCAGGGTCTGGCGCCTGATCATGTCGTCTACTGCGGTACGGCCAGCAAGACGCTCGCGCCGGGGTTGCGGCTCGGCTGGCTGGTGGTGCCTCCGCGGTTGGTCTCCGAGGTCGCCGCGGCGAAGGTGCTCGCCGACCGTGGTTCGCCGGTCATCGACCAGCTGGCGTTCGCCGACTTCCTCGCGCGCGGCGAGTTCGACCGCCACCTGCGCCGGATGCGTCCGGTGTACCGCCGTCGCCGCGACGCGCTGCTGGACGCGCTGCGCACCCATCTGCCCGACCTGGAACCGGCCGGGATCGCCGCCGGACAGCATGTGGTCGCCTGGCTCCCGCCCGGCCTCGACGAGACGGAGGTGGTGGCGGCCGCCGCGCGGCACGGGCTCGGCATACACGGCGTCGGGCCGTACCGGATCGCCGGCACCGGACCGGGTGGTCTCATCTTCGGCTACGCCATCCTCGGCGAGACCGCCATCGCCGAGGGGGTCGCGCTGCTGGCGACGGCCATCCGCGAGATGCGGAGAGTCTGA
- a CDS encoding FAD-binding oxidoreductase produces the protein MTTTATGFDGRLLTPGDIGYDAARTVWNAMVDRYPRMIVRAAGAADVVAAVRMARELDLEIGVRCGGHNVAGFAVPDGGLMIDLTLMGGVRIDPVRRRARVQGGALLGSLDLASQAYGLATTAGNVSHTGVGGLTLGGGMGWLARQHGLACDNVISYTMVTAEGDVVTASRTENPDLFWGLRGGGGNFGIVTEFEFQLHRTGTRTLVAEFDFRAEDAVPVVEGWRDLNAVAPRQATFTADVGSGPAGPIATVGFVWVGDPAEGSRLLPEMRGLGRPIGSRVTTPSYLELQRRDDSTGGHTYRRYSKAHYLRRFPTAAIEAFLLRGGADLSANPYLPSVGLQAHGGAIADVPEADAAFSHRGTMFEFGAGARWTDPAEDDTRMGAARAAGASLEPYASGVYVNSLTVDELADGRRGVERAYSAAKLARLTALKTAYDPANVFHLNQNIPPAH, from the coding sequence TACCGTCTGGAACGCCATGGTCGACCGGTATCCACGGATGATCGTCCGTGCGGCGGGTGCCGCCGACGTCGTGGCCGCCGTGCGGATGGCCAGGGAGTTGGACCTGGAGATCGGCGTGCGCTGCGGTGGCCACAACGTCGCCGGGTTCGCCGTGCCGGACGGTGGGCTCATGATCGATCTGACGCTCATGGGAGGTGTGCGGATCGATCCGGTTCGCCGCCGGGCTCGGGTGCAGGGCGGCGCGCTGCTCGGCTCGCTGGACCTTGCGTCGCAGGCGTACGGCCTGGCCACCACCGCCGGCAACGTCTCGCACACCGGTGTCGGCGGGCTCACGCTCGGCGGCGGCATGGGCTGGCTGGCACGTCAGCACGGACTGGCCTGCGACAACGTCATCTCCTACACCATGGTCACCGCGGAGGGGGATGTGGTGACGGCGAGCCGCACCGAGAACCCCGACCTGTTCTGGGGGCTGCGTGGCGGTGGCGGCAACTTCGGCATCGTCACCGAGTTCGAGTTCCAGTTGCATCGCACCGGCACGCGGACACTGGTCGCCGAGTTCGACTTCCGCGCCGAGGACGCCGTCCCGGTCGTCGAGGGCTGGCGCGACCTGAACGCGGTCGCGCCACGGCAGGCGACCTTCACCGCCGATGTCGGCAGCGGTCCCGCCGGTCCCATCGCCACGGTGGGGTTCGTGTGGGTCGGCGACCCGGCCGAAGGCAGCCGGTTACTTCCTGAGATGCGGGGGCTCGGCCGTCCCATAGGGTCGCGCGTCACCACACCGTCGTACCTCGAACTCCAGCGACGTGACGACTCCACCGGCGGCCACACCTACCGCCGCTACTCCAAGGCGCATTACCTGCGGCGATTCCCCACCGCGGCGATCGAGGCGTTCCTGCTGCGCGGCGGCGCCGACCTGAGCGCGAACCCGTACCTGCCGAGCGTCGGCCTGCAGGCGCACGGCGGCGCGATCGCCGACGTCCCCGAGGCGGACGCGGCGTTCAGCCACCGCGGCACGATGTTCGAGTTCGGCGCCGGCGCTCGCTGGACCGACCCGGCCGAGGACGACACGAGGATGGGTGCCGCCCGCGCCGCCGGCGCGTCGCTCGAACCGTACGCGAGCGGGGTGTACGTCAACTCGCTGACCGTCGACGAACTGGCCGACGGACGACGCGGCGTGGAGCGGGCCTACTCGGCCGCGAAGCTGGCCCGGCTGACCGCACTGAAGACCGCGTACGACCCGGCCAACGTGTTCCACCTGAACCAGAACATCCCCCCGGCACACTGA